A window of the Myxocyprinus asiaticus isolate MX2 ecotype Aquarium Trade chromosome 11, UBuf_Myxa_2, whole genome shotgun sequence genome harbors these coding sequences:
- the LOC127447940 gene encoding BTB/POZ domain-containing protein KCTD12-like: protein MALADPTCGILNGAESTSPFSEIIELNVGGQVYVTRHTTLTAVPGSLLWNMFSKKTPKELARDSKGRYFLDRDGFLFRYILDYLRDLNLVLPDYFPEKSRLQREAEFFQLRDLTKLLSPKMSKDISITDEICQSDSEEPSVQSATPLVGPDPSRALSAVSTARSPSLESKKTGYITVGYRGSYTIGRDIQTDAKFRRVARITVCGKTSLAKEVFGDTLNESRDPDRPPERYTSRYYLKYNFLEQAFDKLSELGFHMVACSSTGTCAYSSSDPNEDKIWTSYTEYVFCRE, encoded by the coding sequence ATGGCTTTAGCGGATCCAACCTGTGGAATATTAAACGGCGCAGAATCCACGTCTCCGTTTTCCGAAATTATTGAACTAAATGTTGGAGGACAAGTGTATGTAACGCGGCACACGACTTTGACAGCCGTGCCGGGTTCTCTCCTCTGGAACATGTTCAGTAAGAAAACGCCGAAAGAGCTGGCACGGGACAGCAAGGGTCGTTACTTTTTGGACAGGGACGGGTTTCTTTTCCGCTACATTTTAGACTACCTACGGGATCTAAATCTGGTTTTGCCCGACTATTTTCCAGAAAAGAGCAGACTACAGAGGGAGGCAGAGTTTTTTCAGCTGCGGGACCTGACCAAGCTCTTGAGTCCTAAAATGAGTAAAGACATCTCCATCACCGATGAGATCTGCCAGAGTGATTCGGAAGAGCCGTCGGTGCAGAGCGCGACTCCGTTGGTCGGACCGGACCCCTCACGCGCGCTGTCCGCCGTCAGCACCGCTCGTTCTCCATCACTGGAGTCCAAGAAGACGGGCTACATCACAGTCGGTTACCGGGGTTCATATACAATAGGaagagacatacagacagacgcCAAATTCAGGCGAGTCGCGAGGATCACGGTGTGCGGGAAAACTTCTCTAGCTAAAGAGGTGTTCGGAGACACTTTGAACGAGAGCAGAGACCCGGACCGACCTCCGGAGAGGTACACATCGCGCTATTATCTGAAATATAATTTTCTCGAGCAAGCGTTTGACAAACTGTCCGAGCTTGGCTTCCATATGGTCGCGTGCAGCTCCACTGGCACGTGCGCTTATTCCAGCAGTGATCCGAACGAGGACAAGATCTGGACAAGCTACACAGAGTATGTTTTCTGTCGAGAATGA